From the genome of Spirochaetota bacterium:
CCCGCAATTACTGTTCCTGCGTCATGTTTTATGGAGCCCCCGCAAACACGTGGCGTTCGGGAACGACGCACAGGAATGTTCCGGTAAAAACCCTTTCATCACCGCGGACGATTTCCACCGCCACGGTTCGCTTTTTGCCTTCGGATTCAATCACCCGGGCGGTGGCCGTCAGCAGCTCTCCGGCGCCTGCCGGTTTTAAAAACGCCACCTCGGCCCTTCCTAAAACGACATTGGGATGGTTCACCGCGAGCATGGCGGCGTAATCGGCAAGCCCGAAAACGAAACCGCCGTGAACGAGGCCGCTGTCGTCGGCGCGCATCTGGTCGCTGAGACGAAGCGCTACCGTACAAATACCCTCTTCAAGCGAGAGCGGGTTGCCGCACAGGCGGCGATCGATACGATCGTGCGTTTTAATGTTAAGCTCGGACATCGCGTTACCTCTTGAGATCGTTATGGCACTGTGACTTTTTCCCGTTCCGGCCATGTGCCGTTTAAAATTTAATATAAAAGCATACAGTAAAAGGAAAGTAAGGTCAACAGCGGTTAACGGAGTATGGTATAATCCATTCACGTCCGTGGAGAGGGGTATGTTAGTTTACCACGAGGGCACATCATCGCGGGACAGAGAAAACGGCCGCCGCGCGGGCGGCCGTCACAGTTACATCATCGTCGCCCATTCCGAGGTTTCCCGGCCTGCATCTTCAGGCAATGCCGATCTAAGGCGCGCAAAGAGCTTTTCCAGGCCTTCCTCCCGCTCCTTCAGCATTTCCCGGTACTCCCTGGTGCTGGTGTGCCGAATCTCGGTCGGCAATTCCTTCAGTTCGCGGGCCAGCAGGTCGACGATGATCTCAAGTTCTTTTTCATCAAGATGGATGTTCATGCATCCTCCCCGCCGTATATCCGGCGTCATTTGATTGAGATGTGCCGCCAAACCGAAACGCCCCGTCTATTTCAATGGACCGCCGCAGAACGAGCCGGGAACATTCCGGTCGCGCCCGGATCAAATATATGAGGAAGACCGGCGGAAAACAACTCCCGGGCACGGTTGAGAGAACGAGATCGACGATCGAGGCGTGATTCATGTCTTATTCCTCGCCCTCATGCGCATTACCCGGGTCACAAGCCGGAAAAAGTCTTGAACAGGCCGATGCTTGGATATTAGATGCATTCGTTCGGGGAGGCCGGGGATGAGTGTATATGATTTCGACCGTATAATAGAGCGCCGGGGGACCGGGTGCGAAAAATGGGACATGATGGAGGCGATCTTCCGCGCTAAAGATCTGGTGCCGCTGTGGGTCGCCGATATGGACTTTGCGTCGCCGCCGGAGGTCATCGAGGCGCTGGTGCGCCGCGCGGAGCACGGCGTATACGGATATACGGGATGCACCGACGGGTATTTCAACGCCGTCACGGGATGGATGCGGCGACGTCACGGCTGGGACGTTAGGCGCGAGTGGGTGGTCCCGTGTCCTGGGGTGGTTCCGGCGCTCAACGTACTGGTCCGAGCGTTTACACGGCCGGGAGACCGGATCATCGTCCAGCAGCCGGTATATCATCCTTTCATGCTTGCCGCGGAGAACAACGGAAGGCGCGTCCTCAACAACGAGCTTCGCCTGGACGGCTCGCGCTACGTCATGGACCTCGACGATTTGCGAAAGAAGGCCGCAGCGCGGCGCGTGAAGATGCTCATCCTGTGCAGTCCGCACAATCCTGTCGGAAGGCTCTGGACGCGCGATGAGCTCGCGGAGCTCGGCCGCATCTGCGTGGACAATGGCCTCGTGGTGGTCTCGGACGAAATACATTCCGATCTCGTGCTCGGCGGGCGGCGGCACGCGCCCTTCGCGTCGATATCCGAGGAGTTTGCCGCGCGTTCGGTGGTCTGCACGGCGCCCAGCAAGACCTTCAATCTCGCCGGACTACAGACGGCGAACGTCATAATCCCCGACGCGAAGCTGCGCCGCGATTATTCGGTCGCGCAGGAGGAGTGCGGATTCTTCTCGATGAACGCCTTCGGAACCGTGGCGCTGGAGGCCGCGTACATGCATGGCGAACCATGGCTCGAGGCCCTTTTACGGTATATAGAGGCAAACCTTCGTTTTCTCTCGGAATTCATCACGCTAAAAATACCGCGCATAACGCTTATAAGGCCCGAGGCCACATATCTGGCCTGGCTCGATTTCCGCAGCCTCGGAATGGATTCA
Proteins encoded in this window:
- a CDS encoding PaaI family thioesterase — encoded protein: MSELNIKTHDRIDRRLCGNPLSLEEGICTVALRLSDQMRADDSGLVHGGFVFGLADYAAMLAVNHPNVVLGRAEVAFLKPAGAGELLTATARVIESEGKKRTVAVEIVRGDERVFTGTFLCVVPERHVFAGAP
- a CDS encoding MalY/PatB family protein encodes the protein MSVYDFDRIIERRGTGCEKWDMMEAIFRAKDLVPLWVADMDFASPPEVIEALVRRAEHGVYGYTGCTDGYFNAVTGWMRRRHGWDVRREWVVPCPGVVPALNVLVRAFTRPGDRIIVQQPVYHPFMLAAENNGRRVLNNELRLDGSRYVMDLDDLRKKAAARRVKMLILCSPHNPVGRLWTRDELAELGRICVDNGLVVVSDEIHSDLVLGGRRHAPFASISEEFAARSVVCTAPSKTFNLAGLQTANVIIPDAKLRRDYSVAQEECGFFSMNAFGTVALEAAYMHGEPWLEALLRYIEANLRFLSEFITLKIPRITLIRPEATYLAWLDFRSLGMDSRALKSFFRHSAGVALGEGHIFGHGGEGFARVNLACPRKIMEEGLERLARAIDGL